One part of the Hippoglossus hippoglossus isolate fHipHip1 chromosome 11, fHipHip1.pri, whole genome shotgun sequence genome encodes these proteins:
- the si:ch211-80h18.1 gene encoding uncharacterized PE-PGRS family protein PE_PGRS54 isoform X2, with the protein MLPPNLLIVSMVVFLATAVSTAPVEEKEQEEVEVEATEEGDGELSEEEDDDDSKSQDKIEGILGVQQTTLATASGGSGSPGSAGSPGSAAAALGLSGASTGQSQAAGSDAVDSESNGNGQKLLNGGGGGAAGQTGVLGSFGGGFSHLDYTGIIDPSSHDFLLGLMGVTAAPDQNSGSGLDLSTAHVGIDQSGLDPSSLSSGPDQSLFSSVSGSSHSTAQEAGAASSSSSPSDDHKEHTGNGRQTQLTDANGVTNRPASLGDLQTDLTGGAESVTGHIDLTGLGLGHDVTGFYSHTDLVTAATDSTGLVSADPTGSPPESSHPAVTDHTQVAGSVTEQYNPSGQGPEGAENVELEDTC; encoded by the exons ATGCTGCCACC AAACCTGTTGATAGTGTCGATGGTCGTCTTTTTGGCAACAGCTGTCTCTACGGCTCCTGTGGAgg AGAAGGAgcaagaggaggtggaggtggaggccaCAGAGGAGGGGGATGGGGAGCTGTCCGAGGAGGAGG atGATGATGACTCCAAGAGTCAGGATAAGATTGAGG gAATTCTTGGCGTGCAGCAGACCACCCTGGCGACTGCGTCCGGAGGTTCAG GTTCCCCAGGTTCTGCAGGTTCCCCAGGTTCTGCAGCGGCAGCATTAGGACTCTCTGGTGCCTCTACTGGTCAAAGTCAAGCTGCAG GTTCTGACGCAGTCGACTCCGAGTCTAATG GTAACGGACAGAAGCTGCTGAAtggaggagggggcggggctgCTGGCCAGACAG gtgtgCTGGGTTCATTCGGGGGAGGATTTTCTCACCTGGATTATACAG gGATCATCGACCCGTCCAGTCACGACTTCCTGCTCGGCCTGATGG GTGTGACAGCAGCTCCAGATCAGAACAGCGGCTCCGGTCTGGATTTATCTACAG CTCACGTCGGCATCGACCAATCAGGATTAGACCCCTCCTCTCTGAGTTCCGGACCTGACCAATCCCTGTTTAGCTCTGTCTCAGGCTCCTCCCACTCAACTGCCCAGGAAG CTGGCGCtgcctcatcatcttcatcacccaGTGACGATCACAAAGAACACACAG GAAACGGTCGACAGACTCAACTGACAGATGCAAACGGAG TGACCAACAGACCAGCTTCCCTCGGCGACCTCCAGACGGATCTTACAG GTGGAGCAGAGTCAGTGACGGGCCACATTGATCTGACAG GTCTCGGACTGGGACATGATGTCACAG GCTTTTACTCCCACACAGACCTGGTTACCGCAGCAACCGACTCCACAGGCTTAG TTTCAGCAGATCCAACAGGAAGTCCACCTGAATCCA gtcATCCAGCTGTGACAGATCACACACAGGTGGCTG GTTCAGTCACTGAACAGTACAACCCATCTGGTCAGGGTCCTGAAG GTGCAGAAAATGTGGAACTGGAGGATACCTGCTGA
- the si:ch211-80h18.1 gene encoding uncharacterized PE-PGRS family protein PE_PGRS24 isoform X1, with protein MLPPNLLIVSMVVFLATAVSTAPVEEKEQEEVEVEATEEGDGELSEEEDDDDSKSQDKIEGILGVQQTTLATASGGSGSPGSAGSPGSAAAALGLSGASTGQSQAAGSDAVDSESNGNGQKLLNGGGGGAAGQTGVLGSFGGGFSHLDYTGIIDPSSHDFLLGLMGVTAAPDQNSGSGLDLSTAHVGIDQSGLDPSSLSSGPDQSLFSSVSGSSHSTAQEAGAASSSSSPSDDHKEHTGNGRQTQLTDANGVTNRPASLGDLQTDLTAGGAESVTGHIDLTGLGLGHDVTGFYSHTDLVTAATDSTGLVSADPTGSPPESSHPAVTDHTQVAGSVTEQYNPSGQGPEGAENVELEDTC; from the exons ATGCTGCCACC AAACCTGTTGATAGTGTCGATGGTCGTCTTTTTGGCAACAGCTGTCTCTACGGCTCCTGTGGAgg AGAAGGAgcaagaggaggtggaggtggaggccaCAGAGGAGGGGGATGGGGAGCTGTCCGAGGAGGAGG atGATGATGACTCCAAGAGTCAGGATAAGATTGAGG gAATTCTTGGCGTGCAGCAGACCACCCTGGCGACTGCGTCCGGAGGTTCAG GTTCCCCAGGTTCTGCAGGTTCCCCAGGTTCTGCAGCGGCAGCATTAGGACTCTCTGGTGCCTCTACTGGTCAAAGTCAAGCTGCAG GTTCTGACGCAGTCGACTCCGAGTCTAATG GTAACGGACAGAAGCTGCTGAAtggaggagggggcggggctgCTGGCCAGACAG gtgtgCTGGGTTCATTCGGGGGAGGATTTTCTCACCTGGATTATACAG gGATCATCGACCCGTCCAGTCACGACTTCCTGCTCGGCCTGATGG GTGTGACAGCAGCTCCAGATCAGAACAGCGGCTCCGGTCTGGATTTATCTACAG CTCACGTCGGCATCGACCAATCAGGATTAGACCCCTCCTCTCTGAGTTCCGGACCTGACCAATCCCTGTTTAGCTCTGTCTCAGGCTCCTCCCACTCAACTGCCCAGGAAG CTGGCGCtgcctcatcatcttcatcacccaGTGACGATCACAAAGAACACACAG GAAACGGTCGACAGACTCAACTGACAGATGCAAACGGAG TGACCAACAGACCAGCTTCCCTCGGCGACCTCCAGACGGATCTTACAG CAGGTGGAGCAGAGTCAGTGACGGGCCACATTGATCTGACAG GTCTCGGACTGGGACATGATGTCACAG GCTTTTACTCCCACACAGACCTGGTTACCGCAGCAACCGACTCCACAGGCTTAG TTTCAGCAGATCCAACAGGAAGTCCACCTGAATCCA gtcATCCAGCTGTGACAGATCACACACAGGTGGCTG GTTCAGTCACTGAACAGTACAACCCATCTGGTCAGGGTCCTGAAG GTGCAGAAAATGTGGAACTGGAGGATACCTGCTGA